The Saccharopolyspora gregorii genomic interval ACGGCTCGCCGGGGTCCCGCTGTTCCTCTGGCTGCTGCTCGGCCCGCAGTCCGACCTGCTGGCGCTGCTGGTGCTGGTGGTCAGCGGCGCGACCGACTGGCTCGACGGCAAGCTCGCCCGCTGGCTCGACCAGTACAGCCGCGTCGGCGAGCTGCTGGACCCGGCGGCCGACCGGCTCTACATCGTCGCCACGCTCGTCGCGTTCGTGCTCCGCGACGTGATCCCGTGGTGGGCCGCGGCCGCGCTCATCGGCCGCGACGTGGTCCTCACCCTGTGCCTGCCGGTGCTGCGCTGGCACGGGTTCGAGCCGCCGGAAGTGCACTACCTCGGCAAGGCCGCCACGTTCTGCCTGATGTACGCGTTCCCGCTGCTGCTGCTCGTGCAGGAGGACTTCGCGTTCGCGGGCGTGGCGCGGCCGATCGCCTACGCGTTCACCTGCTGGGGCGGCGCGCTGTACGTCTGGGCGGGGGCGCTGTACCTGGTGCAGGTGATCGCCGCGGTGCGCGCGGCCCGCACGCTGAAGACCTGATCGTTCCAGTTCCGGGCGGTGCCGACCCGATCACGCTCGGCCGCCTTGCGGCCGGGAGCGGCCCCGACCTAGGCTCGCCTGGCCCGTGGCGATCATCGCGCGGGTGCGGCGGCACCTCGCCCCGCCCACGGCACGACGAGGAAGGCGGGACCCCAGTGGCCCCGGACGGGATCAAGTACACCCAGGAGCACGAGTGGGTGCGGCGCACCGGCGACGACACCGCGCGCATCGGGATCACCGACTACGCCCAGCAGCAGCTCGGTGACGTGGTGTTCGTGCAGCTGCCCGAGGTGGGCGAGACCGTCGAGGCCGGTGGCGGCATCGGCGAGGTGGAGTCGACCAAGAGCGTCTCCGACATCTACGCCCCGCTGGCGGGGGAGATCGTCGCCCGCAACGACAAGCTCGACCAGGAGCCGGAGCTGGTCAACTCCGACCCGTTCGGCGACGGCTGGATGATCGAGATCAAGCTCTCGGACCCGGCCGCGATCGACGGACTGCTCAGCGAGAGCGACTACCAAGGCATCATCGACCAGGGATGATCGTTGATCTCGGGTTCGCGAACGGCGTGAGGTGGGAGTCCCGCGTCTGCGGCCTGCGACGGCACGGTACGTTTGAACGCACTTGCACGACCCATCCGCGCAGAGGAGAGCTCAGGTGAGCCAGAACGACGGGCCCGGCGGCGTTCCGCCGGAGCAGTCACCGGAGACCACCTCGGTCTTCAGGCCGTTCCTCTCGGAGCCGGAGAGCACCGAGAGTGCGACCCCGGAGCCAGCGGCCTCCGGGGTCGATGCGCTGCCCGCCGGGGCTGCCCTGCTGGTGGTCAAGCGCGGCCCGAACGCCGGGTCGCGGTTCCTGCTCGACAGGGAGACCACCAGCGCCGGACGCCACCCGGACAGCGACATCTTCCTCGACGACGTGACGGTGTCCCGTCGGCACGCCGAGTTCCGGCGAGAGGGCAACGACTTCGTCGTCGTCGACGTCGGCAGCCTCAACGGCACCTACGTCAACCGGGAACCGGTGGACACCTCGGTGCTGGCCAACGGCGACGAGGTGCAGATCGGGAAGTTCCGGTTGGTGTTCCTGACCGGTCCCATCGACGATCAGGGCCGCTGAGCCGGACGTTCCGCGGACAGAACGCATCGGGGCGACGCCATCCGGCGCCGCCCCGATCGTTCTCGGCGGTGATCGTTGCGAGCGATCTTCGAGCCGGTGGTTCCCGCACTCCGGAACGGGTTCTGCGGGATGCCCTGCGGTGTATCGTGGCGGAGGACATCGTTCGCGTCGCGAGCGGTCGGCGCCCCCGGGTGCCGGGCGCCCGGATCCGGGGCGGTCCGCGGCGGAAGCGTCGCGGGAGCCGCGTCCGGTGAGCACCCGCGGGTGCCGCGGAACCGGTGCGCAACGGCGTCAACGACCGCCCCGGTCCGGGGCGGACAACGGAAAGGCCCGGTACCGGCGACACCGTCGGTGCGAGGCCGGGAACGAGCCGGAAAAGCCGTCCACCGAGCGGAAAATCCGGGCGGGGACGACGGCCGGAGGTCGGCGTGTCCGCCGTATCGCGGGTAGCGTCAGAGGCGTCGGTGCGCGATCCTCGACCAAGGATGTCACGCTTCGGCGCGCTGGAGGAGGCGATGTGTCGATGAGCAGCGAAATGCGCGTCGTCGGCGTGCGAGTGGAACTACCAGCCAACCAGCCGATCCTGCTGCTGCGCGAGACCGAGGGCGAGCGGTACCTGCCGATCTGGATCGGATCGGTGGAGGCCACCGCGATCGCGCTGGAGCAGCAGGGCGTGCGACCCGCCAGACCCCTCACCCACGACCTGCTCAAGGACGTCATCGGCGCCCTCGGGCGGGACCTGGAGCAGGTGCGGATCACCGACCTGCAGGAGGGCACGTTCTTCGCCGAGCTCATCTTCGACGGGGACGTGCGGGTCTCGGCGCGGCCGAGCGACTCGGTGGCGCTGGCGTTGCGGATCGGGGTGCCGATCCACGCCGACGAATCGGTGCTGGACGAAGCCGGGTTGATCATCCCGGACGAGCAGGAGGACGAGGTCGAGAAGTTCCGGGAGTTCCTGGACTCGGTCTCGCCGGAGGACTTCCGCGGCGCGGACACCTGATCGCGGCGGGCGGGCGCACGACCCGCCCCGCCGCCCGCGTCGTCGTGAGGGGCTCCTGGTGCAGCTCGCACCGGGAGCCCCTTTCGCATGCCGGGGCCCGCGCGGGTGCGGCTTCGGGTGCGGTGCGTGCGCGAAGGCGGGGCGTGCGTCACACCCGGGGTGGGCGGGCGTCCCCGCGCGTCGCGTTGACCCGCCCACCGGGCGGGCTTACCTTCGGAGTGCGCGAATCGCCCCGATGTGATTTTCCAGGTCGGGGAAGGTCAAACCCCCGGTTCCATGATCGTCCTCGCGCTCGGGTGATGATCATGCGACGAGCCGGGTTCGGTGGTTCGCCGGCTTCGGCCGGGCGGAGGGAGGCAGGCGTGGTGGAGCGAGCACCTGGCGAGGATGCCGCCGCGGAGGGGTCGAAGCCGTTCCCGGAGACCGCGCTGCCGGACGAGCTCGTCGGCTACCGCGGCCCCGCGGCGTGCCAGATCGCCGGGATCACCTACCGGCAGCTGGACTACTGGGCGCGCACCAAGCTGGTCGGGCCGTCGATCCGCGGCGCCGCCGGTTCCGGGTCGCAGCGGCTGTACTCGTTCAAGGACATCCTGGTGCTCAAGGTCGTCAAGCGGCTGCTGGACACCGGGGTCTCGTTGCACAACATCCGGGTCGCGGTCGAGCACCTGCGCCACCGCGGGGTGGAGGACCTGGCCCGCATCACGCTGTTCAGCGACGGCACGACGGTCTACGAGTGCACCTCCGCCGAAGAGGTCGTGGACCTGCTGCAGGGCGGCCAGGGCGTGTTCGGCATCGCGGTCAGCGGCGCGATGCGCGAGATCACCGGCACCATCCACGAGTTCCCCGCCGAGCGCGCCGACGGTGCCGAGCCGGACGAGCCGGTCGCCGACGAGCTGTCGCGGCGCCGGGACCGCCGCATCGGCTGATCGCCGAGGCGCGCTAGGCCCGCCGTGGCCGCCGTGCCGTCCGGCGCGGGTCCGGCGGTCTTGCCGCCACCAGGTGCGCGGGCCACCTATCGACCCGATCGGCCGCTCTCGCCGTGCGCGGGCCACCGTTCGGCCTGTTCTGGTCCCGCCCGTCGGGCGCAGGCGCCGATCGGCCCGTTCGGCCCTTCGTGCGCAGGCGCCGATCGGTCTGTCCGGTCCCGCTCGCCGTGCGCGGGCTGTCGGCGGATCCGGCCAGGCCGTCCTGGCGCCCGTGGCCGTCGCGTCACCGCCCGTCGATGTCACGCCCCGTGCCGCTGGGATGATCGGGCGGGATGAAGATCGCACCGTTCGGCCGTCACCGGATCGGGTAAGCTGCTGTGCATCGCCGACCCCGCGCGGGAGAGTTCGCCGTTGACCTGGTCAGCGGCGGCGCCGAAGGAGCAAACCCTCCCCGACAACCTCTCAGGCCTGCTGGACCGCACGGGCGAGATACCTCTGGAAAGCGGGACCACCGACGTGGTTCCCCGCCGACGGTGCAAGTCCGGTCCGCGGACCGGGTGAAGCTCTCAGGCGTTCGCGTCGCGGACAGTGACAGAGGGGGAGAGCAGCACACGTGCTGCCGCCCTGTCCGTCGCGATGAATGAGGTGTGGCGATGACGACCGAAGACCGCATCCCGCTGGCCGCCCTGGAACACGGCACTCCGTTCGCCGACCGCCATGTCGGGCCGCTGCCCGCTGAGCTGGCCCGGATGCTCGACGTGATCGGCGTCGGCTCGCTGGAGGAGCTGGGGCAGTCGGCGGTGCCCGACGGCATCCGCGAGCGGGACCTGCAGCTGGCGCTGCCGGAACCGGCCACCGAAGCCGAGGCGCTCCAGCAGCTGCGCGACCTGGCCAGGCTGAACAGCCCGCACACCGAGATGATCGGCCTGGGCTACTACCCGACGATCACGCCGCCGGTGATCCGGCGCAACGTGCTGGAGAGCCCCGCCTGGTACACGGCGTACACGCCGTACCAGCCGGAGATCTCGCAGGGCAGGCTCGAAGCGCTGCTGAACTTCCAGACCATGGTGGCCGACTTGACCGGCGTGCCGGTCGCGAACTCGTCGATGCTCGACGAGGCCACCGCGGCGGCCGAGGGCATGACGCTGGTGCGCCGTGCGGGCCGGGCCAAGTCGCCGCGGTTCGTGGTGGACGCCGACGTGCTGCCGCAGACCCTCGCGGTGCTGCGCACGCGGGCGGAACCGCTGGGCATCGAGGTCGTGGTGGCGGACCTGTCCGCGGGCGCGTCGGCGCTGCCGGACGGCGAGTTCTTCGGGGCGCTGCTGGCCTACCCGGGTGCCTCCGGGGTGGTCCGCGACCACCAGGCGGTCATCGACGAGGTGCACGAGCGCGGCGGCATGGTGGTGGTCAGCGCCGACCTGCTCGCGCTGACGGTGCTGCGCGCCCCCGGTGAGCTGGGCGCGGACGTGGTGGTGGGCACGACGCAGCGCTTCGGCGTCCCGATGGGCTTCGGCGGCCCGCACGCCGGCTACATGGCGGTGCGCAAGGGCATCGAGCGGCAGTTGCCCGGCCGGCTGGTCGGGGTGAGCGTCGACGCGGACGGGAACCAGGCCTACCGGCTGGCGCTGCAGACCCGCGAGCAGCACATCCGCCGGGAGAAGGCCACCAGCAACATCTGCACCGCCCAGGTGCTGCTCGCCGTGGTGGCGGGCATGTACGGCGTGTACCACGGTCCCGCCGGGCTGCGGGCCATCGCGAAGCGGGCGCACCGGATGGCGGCGGTGCTGGCCGAGCGGCTGCGCCGCGGCGGGGTGCGCATCGTGCACGCCGAGTTCTTCGACACCCTCGTCGCCGAGGTCCCCGGCCGGGCCGCCGAGGTGGTCCGCGCCGCGCGGGACGGCGGCATCAACCTGCGCCACATCGACGACGACCACGTCGGCGTCAGCTGCGACGAGACCACCACCCGGGAAGCGCTGGTGCGGGTCGCGGAGGCGTTCGGCATCGCCGGGGGCTCGCTGGCCGGCATCGACGAGCTGGACGCCGAGACCGACGACGCGCTGCCGACCGCGCTGCTGCGCACCTCCGAGTACATGACGCACCCGGTTTTCCACGCGCACCGCTCGGAGACCTCGCTGCTGCGCTACCTGCGCCGCCTGTCCGACTCGGACGTGGCGCTGGACCGCAGCATGATCCCGCTGGGCTCCTGCACGATGAAGCTCAACGCGACCGCGGAGATGGAGCCGATCACCTGGCCGGAGTTCGCCGAGCTCCACCCGTTCGCGCCCGCCCAGGACGCCACCGGCCTGCTGGAGATCGTGCACGACCTGGAGCGCTGGCTGGCCGAGATCACCGGGTACCACTCGGTGAGCCTGCAGCCGAACGCGGGCAGCCAGGGCGAGTTCGCCGGGCTGCTGGCCATCCGCGCCTACCACCACAGCCGTGGTGCGGCGGCGCGGGACGTGTGCCTGATCCCGGCGAGCGCGCACGGCACCAACGCGGCCAGCGCCGTGATGGCCGGGCTGCGCGTGGTCGTGGTGCGCTGCGACGACCAGGGCAACATCGAGCTCGACCACCTGCGCGAAGTCGTCGACCAGCACCGCGACGACCTCGCCGCCATCATGATCACCTACCCGTCCACGCACGGCGTGTACGAGGACACCGTGGAACAGGTGTGCGGGCTGGTGCACGAGGCGGGCGGCCAGGTCTACGTGGACGGCGCGAACCTGAACGCGCTCATCGGCCTGGCGCGGATGGGCGAGTTCGGCTCCGACGTCTCGCACCTGAACCTGCACAAGACGTTCTGCATCCCGCACGGCGGCGGCGGTCCCGGCGTCGGCCCGATCGGGGTGCGCGAGCACCTGGCGCCGTTCCTGCCGAACCACCCGCTGCAGCCCGCCGCGGGACCGGAGACCGGGGTGGGGCCGATCAGCGCCGCGCCGTGGGGCAGCGCCTCGATCCTGCCGATCTCCTGGGCCTACGTGCGGATGATGGGCTCCGACGGGCTGCGGCGGGCGACGCTGACGGCCGTCGCCGCGGCGAACTACGTGGCGCGGCGGCTCGACGAGCACTTCCCGGTGCTCTACACCGGCTCCGGCGGGTTCGTCGCCCACGAGTGCATCCTGGACCTGCGGCCGCTCACCAAGGCCTCCGGCGTCACCGTGGACGACGTGGCCAAGCGGCTCGCCGACTACGGGCTGCACGCGCCGACGATGTCGTTCCCGGTGGCGGGCACGCTGATGGTGGAGCCGACCGAGAGCGAGAACCTCGCCGAGCTGGACCGGTTCTGCGACGCGATGATCGCCATCAAGGGCGAGATCGACAAGGTCGCCGGCGGCCACTGGCCCGCCGACGACAACCCGCTCGTGCACGCTCCGCACACGGCGGCCTCGCTGGCCGGGCCGTGGGAGCACGCCTACAGCCGGGCGGAGGCGGCCTACCCGATGGGCACCGGGGCGCCGAAGGTGTGGCCCGCGGTGCGCCGGATCGACGGGGCGCGCGGGGACCGGAACCTGGTGTGCTCGTGCCCTCCGCTTTCGGCCTACGAGGGCTGACCGCGGCGCGGGGGTGAGCGGGAGCCGCCGCTGATGCACTACGGTGGGCGGCTCCATCCGATCGCCTCCGAGAGGAGTGCAGCAATGCTCACGATCAGCGAGAGCGCAGCCGAGGTCATCAAGGTCGTGCTGGCCGGCGGTGACTCGCCCGAAGGATCGGGGCTGCGCATCGCCCCGGTCGCGGACGAGGCCGGGCAGGCCGAGTTGCAGGCGTCGATCGCCAGCGAGCCGCAGGGAGACGACCAGGTGTTGGAGGAATCCGGTGCCCGGGTCTTCCTCGAACCGCAGGCGGCGTCGCTGCTGGGCGACAAGGTGCTCGACGCCGAGCGCGACGACAACGGCGAGCTGAACCTGGCCGTCCGGGACTGAGCCGCAGCGACCCGCCGCGCGCGGGTCACCGAGCCGACGACAGCGCCGGCCGGGACCGGGGGAGCGACCTTCCCCGGCCCGGTCGGCGCTGTCGCGTTCCGGGACTCAGGCG includes:
- a CDS encoding bifunctional nuclease family protein; the protein is MSSEMRVVGVRVELPANQPILLLRETEGERYLPIWIGSVEATAIALEQQGVRPARPLTHDLLKDVIGALGRDLEQVRITDLQEGTFFAELIFDGDVRVSARPSDSVALALRIGVPIHADESVLDEAGLIIPDEQEDEVEKFREFLDSVSPEDFRGADT
- a CDS encoding MerR family transcriptional regulator; this encodes MRRAGFGGSPASAGRREAGVVERAPGEDAAAEGSKPFPETALPDELVGYRGPAACQIAGITYRQLDYWARTKLVGPSIRGAAGSGSQRLYSFKDILVLKVVKRLLDTGVSLHNIRVAVEHLRHRGVEDLARITLFSDGTTVYECTSAEEVVDLLQGGQGVFGIAVSGAMREITGTIHEFPAERADGAEPDEPVADELSRRRDRRIG
- a CDS encoding CDP-alcohol phosphatidyltransferase family protein; translated protein: MARIKEVAASVWDDPWLTWPNLLSVVRLAGVPLFLWLLLGPQSDLLALLVLVVSGATDWLDGKLARWLDQYSRVGELLDPAADRLYIVATLVAFVLRDVIPWWAAAALIGRDVVLTLCLPVLRWHGFEPPEVHYLGKAATFCLMYAFPLLLLVQEDFAFAGVARPIAYAFTCWGGALYVWAGALYLVQVIAAVRAARTLKT
- the garA gene encoding glycogen accumulation regulator GarA, which gives rise to MSQNDGPGGVPPEQSPETTSVFRPFLSEPESTESATPEPAASGVDALPAGAALLVVKRGPNAGSRFLLDRETTSAGRHPDSDIFLDDVTVSRRHAEFRREGNDFVVVDVGSLNGTYVNREPVDTSVLANGDEVQIGKFRLVFLTGPIDDQGR
- the gcvH gene encoding glycine cleavage system protein GcvH is translated as MAPDGIKYTQEHEWVRRTGDDTARIGITDYAQQQLGDVVFVQLPEVGETVEAGGGIGEVESTKSVSDIYAPLAGEIVARNDKLDQEPELVNSDPFGDGWMIEIKLSDPAAIDGLLSESDYQGIIDQG
- the gcvP gene encoding aminomethyl-transferring glycine dehydrogenase, translating into MTTEDRIPLAALEHGTPFADRHVGPLPAELARMLDVIGVGSLEELGQSAVPDGIRERDLQLALPEPATEAEALQQLRDLARLNSPHTEMIGLGYYPTITPPVIRRNVLESPAWYTAYTPYQPEISQGRLEALLNFQTMVADLTGVPVANSSMLDEATAAAEGMTLVRRAGRAKSPRFVVDADVLPQTLAVLRTRAEPLGIEVVVADLSAGASALPDGEFFGALLAYPGASGVVRDHQAVIDEVHERGGMVVVSADLLALTVLRAPGELGADVVVGTTQRFGVPMGFGGPHAGYMAVRKGIERQLPGRLVGVSVDADGNQAYRLALQTREQHIRREKATSNICTAQVLLAVVAGMYGVYHGPAGLRAIAKRAHRMAAVLAERLRRGGVRIVHAEFFDTLVAEVPGRAAEVVRAARDGGINLRHIDDDHVGVSCDETTTREALVRVAEAFGIAGGSLAGIDELDAETDDALPTALLRTSEYMTHPVFHAHRSETSLLRYLRRLSDSDVALDRSMIPLGSCTMKLNATAEMEPITWPEFAELHPFAPAQDATGLLEIVHDLERWLAEITGYHSVSLQPNAGSQGEFAGLLAIRAYHHSRGAAARDVCLIPASAHGTNAASAVMAGLRVVVVRCDDQGNIELDHLREVVDQHRDDLAAIMITYPSTHGVYEDTVEQVCGLVHEAGGQVYVDGANLNALIGLARMGEFGSDVSHLNLHKTFCIPHGGGGPGVGPIGVREHLAPFLPNHPLQPAAGPETGVGPISAAPWGSASILPISWAYVRMMGSDGLRRATLTAVAAANYVARRLDEHFPVLYTGSGGFVAHECILDLRPLTKASGVTVDDVAKRLADYGLHAPTMSFPVAGTLMVEPTESENLAELDRFCDAMIAIKGEIDKVAGGHWPADDNPLVHAPHTAASLAGPWEHAYSRAEAAYPMGTGAPKVWPAVRRIDGARGDRNLVCSCPPLSAYEG
- a CDS encoding HesB/YadR/YfhF-family protein, coding for MLTISESAAEVIKVVLAGGDSPEGSGLRIAPVADEAGQAELQASIASEPQGDDQVLEESGARVFLEPQAASLLGDKVLDAERDDNGELNLAVRD